A part of Myxococcus landrumus genomic DNA contains:
- a CDS encoding SpoIID/LytB domain-containing protein: protein MLRPVALLLLLLAAPRSLAVETLRIAIEDTGGEVRISGRGLGFGADSEEATFVSIPSDVAIVRRKAGKLEVNGAPVLGDSVRFRAGLSSTEDAGSGPGEQPIKAGGAQVRGDVVVRPLREGLQLINVIPLEDYLAAVLGSEMPVSFPLEALKAQAVAARTYALQKKLESYSNTFHLGSSVLHQVYGGVNREDPRTRTAVDATRGLVLTYELAPIEAYFHASCGGRTESGQDALHRDLPYLQPVDCPCGRLPASRWSASMSDAEIKAALKRPAQGMKVTARTSTRRVTRVTMGDGSSLDGVELRRRLGYTRLKSLDFEVERVEHGYMFTGRGYGHGAGLCQWGAKALADKGKGYVDILTHYYPGAELQQLY from the coding sequence ATGTTGCGACCTGTTGCACTCCTCCTGTTGCTGCTCGCCGCCCCGCGCTCGCTCGCGGTGGAGACCCTGCGCATCGCCATCGAGGACACGGGGGGAGAGGTGCGCATCAGCGGGCGAGGACTCGGCTTCGGCGCGGACAGCGAAGAGGCCACCTTCGTCTCCATCCCCTCCGACGTCGCCATCGTCCGTCGCAAGGCGGGCAAGCTCGAGGTCAACGGCGCGCCGGTGCTCGGAGACTCCGTGCGCTTTCGCGCGGGCTTGAGCTCCACCGAGGACGCGGGGAGTGGCCCCGGAGAACAGCCCATCAAGGCGGGTGGCGCCCAGGTGCGCGGCGACGTCGTCGTGCGCCCGCTTCGCGAGGGGCTCCAGCTCATCAACGTCATTCCCCTGGAGGACTACCTCGCCGCGGTGCTCGGCAGCGAGATGCCCGTGTCCTTCCCGCTCGAGGCCCTCAAGGCCCAGGCTGTCGCCGCGCGGACGTATGCCCTCCAGAAGAAACTGGAGAGCTACAGCAACACGTTTCATCTGGGCAGCAGCGTGCTCCACCAGGTGTACGGCGGCGTCAATCGCGAGGACCCTCGTACCCGCACGGCCGTCGACGCCACCCGGGGCCTGGTGCTCACCTACGAGCTCGCCCCCATCGAGGCGTACTTCCACGCCTCCTGCGGTGGTCGCACCGAGTCGGGGCAGGACGCCCTCCATCGGGATTTGCCCTACCTCCAGCCTGTCGACTGTCCGTGTGGACGACTGCCCGCGAGCCGCTGGTCCGCCTCCATGTCCGACGCCGAAATCAAGGCCGCCCTCAAGCGGCCCGCTCAGGGCATGAAGGTGACGGCACGCACGTCCACCCGCCGAGTCACCCGCGTCACGATGGGCGATGGCAGCTCGCTGGACGGCGTGGAGCTTCGCCGCCGGCTTGGCTACACGCGCCTCAAGAGCCTCGATTTCGAGGTGGAGCGAGTCGAGCACGGCTACATGTTCACCGGACGCGGCTATGGCCATGGGGCCGGGCTCTGCCAGTGGGGCGCCAAGGCGCTCGCCGACAAGGGCAAGGGGTACGTGGATATCCTCACCCACTACTACCCCGGGGCCGAGCTGCAGCAGCTCTACTGA
- a CDS encoding serine/threonine protein kinase produces the protein MKKPTLFGKYLLLERINVGGMAEVFIAKAFGVEGFERILAIKKILPTMAEDEEFITMFIDEARISVQLNHANIVHIHELGKHDDTYFIAMEYVAGRDVRTILERYRRRKEIMPTAQAVFVASKLCDGLDYAHRKKDARGQDLHIIHRDVSPQNVLISYEGEVKVIDFGIAKAANRSQKTQAGILKGKFGYMSPEQVRGMPIDRRSDIFAVGVLLYEMLTGEKLFVGESDFSTLEKVRNADVPLPREFNPNIPPGLEKVVLKALAREPEDRYQWGSDLAEDLMRFLLAGDAIYSSKHLSSYMKEAFAEDLLREAEKMERFAGIERPDQIETSGVTIQPAAARAPSAKRSPPPAVVVTGSPAGRAITGQAQQPPPGYIPPPTAEELEEMGVGAGDKTQIVDSTQTFMSPETRVAESSVLVDDSITGRSANPTSQGRDAEPSVRRGKSGPKSQVVIAPEDGEPYGGATMIGPAPVAPPSRSSQMDEPPEETTGNIDLPVSGRGARAPQRNGKASSQRAEPAYDDGQHDDGDYDTHDGSFDAGAYADEPHGQEEVTGGSLTPAPAPKKGAKAAAKPAPVAKVKASKPTKTSSGKPSLAQSLTSLPKPVLYGSAAGIAVVLLLLLVLALKGPSGEQVTFSVMPTEGATIEVNGQLVEPNMLLSLPVGEYQVVAKAPGFKAQQKNVVVVEGAPLAVSFSLAPVSDTPTDEPPSRPTEAANAGTQENPSGENGAQGQPGNPSEQKPEPGTQVAENKPQDPPPSPGTNTEAKPPEAPVVANKPPVEKPVEKPVEPPPAPEPRKLAAIFEGDDGAEISVNGKRVGLTPDARMPNLEEGKTYQFTAKLAGYKTYSGKFIAKAKGDGDELTVSFALAKVEEVVRAEPPAPKPPPAPAPTPKSKATGTLACSTKPAGAEILVDGKKTGRQTPVTLGSPLVLPVGKRKISFRLNGKTTKPTVVVISEGKLEKLVNIAIE, from the coding sequence ATGAAGAAGCCGACCCTTTTTGGGAAGTACCTGCTCCTCGAGCGCATCAACGTCGGCGGGATGGCCGAGGTTTTCATCGCGAAGGCCTTTGGCGTCGAGGGCTTCGAGCGCATCCTCGCCATCAAGAAGATCCTCCCCACGATGGCGGAGGATGAAGAGTTCATCACGATGTTCATCGACGAGGCGCGGATCAGCGTTCAGCTGAACCACGCCAACATCGTGCACATCCACGAGCTCGGGAAGCACGACGACACCTACTTCATCGCGATGGAGTACGTCGCGGGTCGTGACGTGCGGACCATCTTGGAGCGGTACCGGCGGCGCAAGGAGATCATGCCCACCGCGCAGGCGGTGTTCGTGGCGTCCAAGTTGTGCGACGGCCTGGACTACGCCCACCGCAAGAAGGACGCGCGCGGTCAGGACCTGCACATCATCCACCGCGACGTGTCGCCGCAGAACGTCCTCATCTCCTATGAGGGCGAGGTCAAGGTCATCGACTTTGGCATCGCGAAGGCGGCCAACCGCTCGCAGAAGACGCAGGCGGGAATCCTCAAGGGCAAGTTCGGCTACATGAGCCCGGAGCAAGTCCGGGGCATGCCCATCGACCGGCGAAGCGACATCTTCGCGGTGGGCGTGTTGCTGTACGAAATGCTCACGGGCGAGAAGCTCTTCGTCGGCGAGTCGGACTTCTCCACCCTGGAGAAGGTTCGCAACGCGGACGTGCCGCTGCCGCGCGAGTTCAATCCCAACATCCCGCCCGGTTTGGAGAAGGTCGTCCTCAAGGCGCTCGCGCGTGAGCCCGAGGATCGCTACCAGTGGGGCTCGGACCTCGCCGAGGACTTGATGCGCTTCCTCCTGGCGGGGGATGCCATCTACTCGTCGAAGCATCTGTCCTCGTACATGAAGGAGGCGTTCGCCGAGGACCTGCTCCGCGAGGCGGAGAAGATGGAGCGCTTCGCGGGAATCGAGCGTCCGGATCAAATCGAGACGTCGGGCGTCACCATTCAGCCCGCCGCGGCCAGGGCTCCGAGCGCCAAGCGTTCACCTCCGCCCGCGGTGGTGGTGACGGGCTCTCCCGCGGGACGTGCCATCACGGGCCAGGCGCAGCAGCCTCCCCCCGGCTACATCCCGCCTCCTACGGCGGAAGAGCTGGAGGAGATGGGCGTCGGCGCCGGCGACAAGACGCAGATCGTCGACTCGACCCAGACCTTCATGTCCCCCGAGACGCGTGTCGCCGAGAGCAGCGTGCTGGTGGACGACAGCATCACGGGCCGGTCCGCGAATCCCACCTCGCAAGGGCGGGACGCGGAGCCTTCCGTGCGTCGGGGCAAGAGCGGTCCGAAGTCCCAGGTGGTCATCGCGCCCGAGGACGGCGAGCCCTACGGCGGCGCGACCATGATTGGTCCTGCTCCCGTGGCGCCTCCCTCGCGCTCGTCCCAGATGGACGAGCCGCCCGAGGAGACCACGGGGAACATCGACCTCCCGGTGAGCGGTCGGGGCGCTCGCGCTCCGCAGCGCAATGGCAAGGCGTCTTCGCAGCGTGCCGAGCCGGCGTATGACGACGGCCAGCACGACGATGGCGACTACGACACGCACGATGGCTCCTTCGACGCGGGGGCCTACGCCGACGAGCCGCATGGGCAGGAAGAGGTCACCGGAGGCTCGCTGACCCCGGCTCCCGCGCCCAAGAAGGGCGCCAAGGCCGCTGCGAAGCCAGCTCCCGTCGCGAAGGTCAAGGCCAGCAAACCCACCAAGACCTCTTCCGGCAAGCCCTCGCTGGCGCAGTCGCTCACGAGCCTGCCGAAGCCGGTCCTCTACGGTTCCGCTGCTGGCATCGCGGTGGTCTTGCTCCTCCTCCTCGTGCTCGCGTTGAAGGGCCCGTCGGGTGAGCAGGTCACCTTCTCGGTGATGCCGACCGAGGGGGCCACCATCGAGGTGAACGGGCAGCTGGTCGAGCCCAACATGCTGCTGTCGCTCCCCGTCGGGGAGTACCAGGTGGTCGCCAAGGCCCCAGGCTTCAAGGCCCAGCAGAAGAACGTGGTCGTCGTCGAGGGCGCGCCCCTCGCCGTCTCCTTCAGCCTGGCTCCCGTCTCGGACACGCCGACGGATGAGCCTCCCTCGCGGCCGACCGAGGCCGCGAATGCGGGCACTCAGGAGAACCCCTCGGGGGAGAATGGCGCTCAAGGCCAGCCGGGAAACCCCTCCGAGCAGAAGCCGGAGCCGGGGACCCAGGTGGCGGAGAACAAGCCGCAGGATCCTCCGCCGTCTCCTGGTACCAACACGGAGGCCAAGCCGCCCGAGGCTCCCGTGGTGGCCAACAAGCCGCCCGTGGAGAAGCCTGTCGAGAAGCCCGTGGAGCCGCCTCCCGCGCCCGAGCCCCGGAAGCTCGCCGCCATCTTCGAGGGTGACGACGGAGCTGAGATTTCGGTGAACGGGAAGCGGGTCGGTCTCACCCCTGACGCGCGGATGCCCAACCTGGAGGAGGGGAAGACCTACCAGTTCACGGCGAAGCTGGCGGGTTACAAGACCTACTCTGGCAAGTTCATCGCCAAGGCGAAGGGGGACGGGGATGAGCTCACCGTGTCCTTCGCGCTCGCCAAGGTGGAGGAGGTTGTTCGTGCCGAACCACCTGCTCCCAAGCCGCCTCCTGCGCCTGCTCCCACGCCGAAGTCCAAGGCCACGGGGACGCTCGCGTGCAGCACGAAGCCCGCGGGCGCCGAAATCCTGGTTGATGGCAAGAAGACAGGACGTCAGACGCCGGTCACGCTTGGTAGCCCGTTGGTGCTCCCAGTGGGCAAGCGGAAGATCTCCTTCCGACTCAATGGGAAGACGACGAAGCCGACTGTTGTCGTGATCTCCGAGGGTAAGCTGGAGAAGTTGGTCAACATTGCCATCGAGTGA
- the queA gene encoding tRNA preQ1(34) S-adenosylmethionine ribosyltransferase-isomerase QueA, with protein sequence MGAATSASPVSSRLSDYDFELPESQIAQAPLAKRDASRLMHVRRSSGDVSHRRFSDVMELLRPGDLLVLNDARVIPARLLGQKAGTGGRVELLVVRPAASTLTSAALDGAPETLDWLCLGQASKGLKPTQRLTFAGGLEAEVLEVLGGGEYRVRFHAPPGASLASLLDAAGRLPLPPYITREPDAADAERYQTVYARASGAVAAPTAGLHFTQEMLAALEARGVRRVLVTLDVGPGTFLPVREDDLDKHHMHPERFTVPEATAREVNAARAEGRRVVAVGTTVVRTLESATDPATGKLREGPGETTLFIRPGFTFRQVDALLTNFHLPRSTLVVLVSALLGRERTLAAYAEAVRDGYRFFSYGDAMLVSE encoded by the coding sequence ATGGGGGCTGCTACAAGCGCCTCCCCCGTGTCGTCCCGCCTCTCTGACTACGACTTCGAGCTTCCTGAGTCCCAAATCGCCCAGGCCCCGCTGGCAAAGCGGGATGCCTCCCGGCTGATGCACGTCCGCCGCTCCAGCGGCGACGTGAGCCACCGGCGATTCTCGGACGTGATGGAGCTGCTTCGCCCTGGTGACCTCCTCGTCCTCAACGACGCCCGTGTCATCCCCGCGCGTCTGCTGGGACAGAAAGCGGGCACTGGTGGCCGCGTGGAGCTGCTCGTCGTGCGGCCCGCCGCCTCCACGCTGACCTCGGCCGCGCTCGATGGTGCGCCCGAGACGCTCGACTGGCTCTGCCTGGGCCAGGCCTCCAAGGGCCTCAAGCCCACCCAGCGCCTCACGTTCGCGGGCGGACTGGAGGCCGAGGTCCTCGAGGTGCTCGGAGGAGGGGAGTACCGCGTGCGCTTCCATGCGCCGCCGGGTGCCTCGCTGGCCTCGCTGCTGGATGCCGCGGGAAGGCTGCCGCTGCCCCCGTACATCACCCGCGAGCCCGATGCGGCCGACGCCGAGCGCTACCAGACCGTGTATGCGCGCGCGTCTGGCGCCGTGGCCGCGCCCACCGCGGGGCTGCACTTCACCCAGGAGATGCTCGCGGCGCTCGAGGCCCGGGGCGTGCGACGGGTGTTGGTGACGCTGGACGTGGGGCCGGGGACCTTCCTGCCGGTGCGCGAGGATGACCTGGACAAGCACCACATGCACCCCGAGCGCTTCACCGTGCCGGAGGCCACCGCGCGCGAGGTGAACGCGGCGCGAGCCGAGGGACGCCGCGTGGTGGCCGTGGGCACCACCGTGGTGCGCACGCTGGAGTCCGCCACGGACCCGGCGACGGGGAAGCTGCGCGAGGGGCCCGGCGAGACGACGCTCTTCATCCGCCCGGGCTTCACCTTCCGCCAGGTGGACGCGCTCCTGACGAACTTCCACCTGCCGCGCTCCACGCTGGTGGTGCTCGTCAGCGCGCTTCTGGGGCGCGAGCGGACGCTGGCCGCGTACGCGGAGGCGGTGCGGGACGGGTATCGATTCTTCAGCTACGGCGACGCCATGCTGGTGTCGGAGTGA
- the tgt gene encoding tRNA guanosine(34) transglycosylase Tgt: protein MGEQDAGSRGAPREKGDTRVAPGLVRFELLHEDASGTKARRGRLHTPHGPVETPIFMPVGTVGSVKGVGPDDLLNLDAQIILGNTYHLMLRPGEALVGEMGGLHQFVSWNRPMLTDSGGFQVFSLSEKRKITEEGAAFQSHLDGARHFLTPERSIDIQETLGADVIMAFDECPPSMAERSYLEKSLDRTTRWLHRCVKAWSRERSSLFGIVQGGLHEDLRKRHAEEVCAVDLPGYALGGYSVGEAPEAMHAGVAYSAPLLPRDKPRYLMGVGTPVDLVTCVEHGVDMFDCVLPTRCARNGLLFTSEGKLTIRNAAFAKDSRPVDPACSCYTCRNFSRAYLRHLFAAGEILAMRLNTLHNLHYFLGLMADVRRAIAEDRFAAFAREFRERARAQEAERTRGR, encoded by the coding sequence ATGGGTGAGCAGGACGCAGGGTCGCGCGGAGCTCCGCGCGAGAAGGGCGACACGCGGGTGGCGCCAGGGCTGGTGCGCTTCGAGCTGCTCCACGAGGACGCCTCCGGAACCAAGGCCCGGCGAGGCCGGCTGCACACCCCCCACGGCCCGGTGGAGACCCCCATCTTCATGCCCGTGGGCACGGTGGGCAGCGTCAAGGGCGTGGGCCCGGATGACCTGCTCAACCTCGACGCGCAGATCATCCTGGGCAACACCTACCACCTCATGCTGCGCCCCGGTGAGGCGCTGGTGGGGGAGATGGGCGGGCTGCACCAGTTCGTCTCCTGGAACCGGCCCATGCTCACCGACAGCGGCGGCTTCCAGGTCTTCAGCCTGTCGGAGAAGCGCAAAATCACCGAGGAGGGCGCCGCCTTCCAGTCCCACCTCGACGGCGCGCGTCACTTCCTGACCCCCGAGCGCTCCATCGACATCCAGGAGACGCTCGGCGCCGACGTCATCATGGCCTTCGACGAGTGCCCGCCCTCCATGGCGGAGCGCTCCTACCTGGAGAAGTCCCTGGACCGGACCACACGCTGGCTGCACCGCTGCGTGAAGGCATGGAGCCGGGAGCGCTCGTCGCTCTTCGGCATCGTCCAGGGCGGCCTGCACGAGGACCTCCGCAAGCGCCACGCCGAGGAGGTGTGCGCGGTGGACCTGCCCGGCTACGCGCTGGGCGGCTACTCGGTGGGCGAGGCCCCCGAGGCCATGCACGCGGGCGTGGCCTACTCCGCGCCGCTGCTGCCCCGAGACAAGCCCCGCTACCTCATGGGCGTGGGCACCCCGGTGGACCTGGTCACCTGCGTGGAGCACGGGGTGGACATGTTCGATTGCGTGCTGCCCACCCGTTGCGCACGCAACGGATTGCTCTTCACCTCGGAGGGCAAGCTCACCATCCGCAACGCGGCGTTCGCCAAGGATTCCCGGCCGGTGGACCCGGCGTGCTCCTGCTACACCTGCCGCAACTTCAGCCGGGCCTACCTCCGGCACCTGTTCGCGGCGGGGGAGATCCTCGCCATGCGCCTCAACACGCTGCACAACCTCCACTACTTCCTGGGGTTGATGGCCGACGTGCGACGCGCCATCGCGGAGGACCGGTTCGCCGCCTTCGCCCGGGAGTTCCGGGAGCGGGCGCGGGCCCAGGAGGCCGAGCGGACCCGTGGCCGCTGA
- a CDS encoding KamA family radical SAM protein — protein sequence MDSSALLATASAEPRIIRTSLSAEGRQRLFPQATDAEWGDWRWHQRHAVRGLEQLERHVSLTADERAGVQETSALFRIGISPYYLSLIDPEHPFCPVRMQSIPVRAEARVRPGELEDPLGEDKTRPEECIVHKYPDRVLFLALDTCSVYCRHCTRRRITQGGVAELSKEQMRRGIEYIRRHPEVRDVLISGGDPFLLSEQRLEELLAPLSEIPHVEMIRIGTRVPVVLPMRVTDALASLLRRYAPVFVVTHFNHPKEVTPEAREACERLIDHGVPVENQAVLMRQLNSDARIIKELSHLLLRTRVRPYYLHQMDVAEGCEHLRTPIAKGLEIIQQLRGHTTGLAVPHLAVDLPGGGGKVTLQPDYVVEWGERETVFRNFKGEHYAYPEPEETDCSCPYDETWRARAQAFGYHRKG from the coding sequence ATGGATTCCTCCGCGCTGCTGGCGACCGCATCCGCGGAGCCTCGAATCATCCGCACCTCGCTCAGCGCGGAGGGGCGCCAGCGCCTCTTTCCCCAGGCCACCGATGCCGAGTGGGGAGATTGGCGCTGGCATCAGCGGCATGCGGTGCGCGGGCTGGAACAGCTCGAGCGCCACGTGTCGTTGACCGCCGACGAGCGCGCGGGCGTCCAGGAGACGTCCGCGCTGTTCCGCATCGGCATCAGCCCGTACTACTTGTCACTCATCGACCCGGAGCATCCGTTCTGCCCGGTGCGCATGCAGTCCATTCCGGTTCGAGCCGAAGCGCGCGTGCGCCCCGGTGAACTGGAGGATCCGCTCGGCGAGGACAAGACGCGACCGGAGGAGTGCATCGTCCACAAGTATCCGGACCGGGTGCTGTTCCTGGCGCTGGATACGTGCTCGGTCTACTGCCGGCACTGCACGCGGCGGCGCATCACCCAGGGCGGCGTGGCGGAGCTCTCCAAGGAGCAGATGCGCCGTGGCATCGAGTACATCCGGCGCCATCCCGAGGTTCGCGACGTCCTCATCTCCGGGGGAGATCCATTCCTGCTCAGTGAGCAGCGACTGGAGGAGCTGCTCGCGCCCCTGAGCGAGATTCCGCATGTGGAGATGATCCGCATCGGAACCCGCGTCCCCGTCGTTCTGCCCATGCGTGTCACGGATGCGCTGGCCAGCCTGCTGCGGCGCTACGCTCCCGTCTTTGTCGTCACGCACTTCAACCACCCGAAGGAAGTGACTCCCGAGGCGCGTGAGGCGTGCGAGCGGCTGATCGACCATGGCGTGCCCGTGGAGAACCAGGCCGTGTTGATGCGGCAGCTCAACTCGGATGCACGCATCATCAAGGAGCTGTCACACCTGCTCCTGCGCACCCGGGTGCGACCGTATTACCTGCACCAGATGGATGTGGCGGAGGGCTGTGAGCACCTGCGCACGCCCATCGCCAAGGGCTTGGAGATCATCCAGCAGCTCCGTGGCCACACCACCGGGCTCGCAGTGCCTCACCTCGCGGTGGACCTGCCGGGCGGCGGCGGCAAGGTGACGCTCCAGCCGGACTACGTCGTGGAGTGGGGCGAGCGGGAGACGGTGTTCCGGAACTTCAAGGGCGAACACTACGCCTATCCAGAGCCGGAAGAGACCGACTGCTCCTGTCCGTATGATGAGACGTGGCGGGCTCGGGCCCAGGCGTTCGGCTATCACCGGAAGGGCTGA
- the yajC gene encoding preprotein translocase subunit YajC, producing the protein MAESFLMLAQAGSGSSPLNTLVLLVGLVAIMYFVMIRPQQKQMKEHRTLLASLKKGDEVVTTGGMLGKIHLVDERTVTLEIASGVRIRVLKTSISAKGTVAEGAPAATSEEKKEEKKKEEK; encoded by the coding sequence GTGGCTGAGAGCTTTTTGATGCTGGCGCAGGCCGGGAGCGGGTCGAGCCCGCTGAACACCCTGGTCCTGCTCGTGGGCCTGGTGGCGATCATGTACTTCGTCATGATCCGCCCCCAGCAAAAGCAGATGAAGGAGCACCGCACGCTGCTCGCTTCGCTCAAGAAGGGCGATGAGGTGGTCACCACGGGCGGCATGCTCGGGAAGATCCACCTGGTCGACGAGCGGACGGTGACGCTGGAGATCGCCAGCGGCGTGCGGATCCGCGTCCTGAAGACCTCCATCAGTGCCAAGGGCACGGTGGCCGAGGGCGCGCCCGCCGCGACCTCGGAGGAGAAGAAGGAAGAGAAGAAGAAGGAGGAGAAGTAA
- a CDS encoding KamA family radical SAM protein: MQSTPIWGKAEAGSAQQPFTYPLRREFVEPDWRRIPGYKDVTQAEWENSVWQRKNTVKNLKELKATLGALLPDDLAESLERDQRERATMSILVPPQMLNTMNFQDLWSDPVRRYMLPAFADRLTDWPNHPKASRDSLHEQDMWVVEGLTHRYPTKVLAEMLPTCPQYCGHCTRMDLVGNDVPQVSKHKFSIGPKERYEQMLEYLRRTPTVRDVVVSGGDIANLPIQQLEPFVSSLMDIPNIRDIRLASKGLMAIPQHFLQDSVLQGMERLAKKAIERGVDLALHTHVNNAAQLTPLVGKAVRKLLDMGFRDVRNQGVLLRGVNDSAQQLLDLCFTLLDHAKILPYYFYMCDMIPNSEHWRVSVAQAQKLQHDIMGYMPGFATPRIVCDVPFVGKRWVHQVAEYDRERGISYWTKNYRTGIELNDADALNRKYEYFDPIDSLPEAGQAWWREQTKAA, from the coding sequence ATGCAATCGACGCCCATCTGGGGCAAGGCTGAGGCCGGCTCTGCTCAACAGCCGTTTACCTATCCGCTCCGCCGTGAGTTCGTGGAGCCCGACTGGCGGCGCATTCCTGGTTACAAGGACGTCACCCAGGCGGAGTGGGAGAACTCTGTCTGGCAGCGGAAGAACACCGTCAAGAACCTGAAGGAGCTCAAGGCCACCCTGGGCGCGCTCCTTCCGGATGACCTGGCGGAGAGCCTCGAGCGGGACCAGCGCGAGCGAGCGACGATGTCCATCCTCGTGCCGCCGCAGATGCTCAACACGATGAACTTCCAGGACCTCTGGAGCGACCCCGTGCGGCGCTACATGCTGCCGGCCTTCGCGGATCGGTTGACGGACTGGCCCAACCATCCGAAGGCCAGCCGCGACAGCTTGCACGAGCAGGATATGTGGGTCGTCGAAGGGTTGACGCACCGCTATCCGACGAAGGTCCTCGCGGAGATGCTGCCGACGTGTCCCCAGTACTGTGGGCACTGTACGCGCATGGACCTGGTGGGCAACGACGTGCCCCAGGTCAGCAAACACAAATTCTCCATCGGGCCGAAAGAGCGCTACGAGCAGATGCTCGAGTACCTGCGCCGCACGCCGACGGTGCGCGACGTGGTGGTCTCCGGTGGCGACATCGCGAACCTTCCCATCCAGCAGCTAGAGCCCTTCGTCAGCTCGCTGATGGACATCCCGAACATCCGGGACATCCGCCTGGCCAGCAAGGGGCTGATGGCCATTCCCCAGCACTTCCTCCAGGACTCGGTGCTCCAGGGCATGGAGCGGCTGGCGAAGAAGGCCATCGAGCGGGGCGTGGACTTGGCGCTGCACACGCACGTCAACAACGCCGCGCAGCTCACGCCGCTCGTGGGCAAGGCCGTGCGCAAGCTGTTGGACATGGGCTTCCGCGACGTGCGCAACCAGGGCGTGCTGCTGCGTGGCGTCAATGACAGTGCACAGCAGCTGCTGGACCTGTGTTTCACGCTGCTCGACCACGCGAAGATCCTGCCGTACTACTTCTACATGTGCGACATGATTCCCAACAGTGAGCACTGGCGGGTATCGGTCGCGCAGGCGCAGAAGCTCCAGCACGACATCATGGGCTACATGCCCGGCTTCGCGACGCCCCGCATCGTCTGTGACGTGCCCTTCGTCGGAAAACGCTGGGTCCACCAGGTCGCGGAATATGACCGCGAGCGCGGCATCTCCTACTGGACCAAGAACTACCGCACGGGCATCGAGCTGAACGACGCCGACGCGCTCAATCGCAAGTACGAGTACTTCGACCCCATCGACTCTCTGCCCGAGGCGGGGCAGGCGTGGTGGCGGGAGCAGACCAAGGCCGCGTGA